One window of the Lepeophtheirus salmonis chromosome 7, UVic_Lsal_1.4, whole genome shotgun sequence genome contains the following:
- the LOC121121401 gene encoding potassium channel subfamily K member 15, with protein sequence MNYRGFFNTGLLPDSGHLPGPRGENPGSPTSKRNLSSKYSYDARSSVRSRNSSSNNSGKNKFKIFRNCLRRVLEFTFTQVGVGGVVICYTIIGALAFQAIELSAPEDPPLKKVEIHRLKTVQNLWNLTKYFNVLNQGRWNGEVDIVLKEYQNLMVNFIKSGYDQKTLEERWTFPAALMFTLSVITMIGYGNLVPKTQWGKIGTMVYACIGIPVYILYLMSMGKVFASVLKWVYTKMYRWNVRRKWRHLEKFETIQDEEQYFDELEQQVIVPSTTCLWVMMLYLLIGTVTFAEWEGWNYLDSVYFCVTSLAKIGFGDFIPGTSNTLFATESNSISHDEILRNEQIKLVINFVYLLVGMGIVAMCYYLLKEEVSVKTKIIKTRIQKRVTKVKSRIISCLQ encoded by the exons ATGAACTATCGGGGGTTTTTCAACACAGGACTCCTACCAGACTCAGGGCATCTCCCAGGACCACGTGGAGAGAACCCTGGATCCCCAACCTCAAAAAGAAACCTATCCtcaaaatattcatatgatGCTCGCAGTTCTGTTCGATCTCGAAATTCAAGTTCCAATAACTcggggaaaaataaattcaaaatatttcggAATTGCCTACGAAGAGTTTTGGAGTTTACTTTTACCCAAGTCGGAGTTGGAGGAGTGGTTATTTGTTACACTATTATTGGAGCTTTAGCTTTTCAG GCTATCGAACTTTCTGCTCCAGAGGATCCACCTTTGAAAAAAGTAGAGATACATAGACTCAAAACTGTTCAAAATCTATGGAACTTGACAAAGTATTTCAATGTTCTTAATCAAGGTCGATGGAATGGAGAAGTGGATATCGTTCTGAAGGAGTATCAGAATCTTATGGTGAACTTTATCAAGAGTGGATATGATCAAAAAACACTCGAGGAAAGATGGACGTTTCCAGCAGCTCTTATGTTTACTCTGAG TGTCATCACCATGATTGGCTATGGAAATCTTGTACCCAAGACGCAGTGGGGGAAAATAGGAACGATGGTCTATGCCTGCATTGGAATACCAGTATATATCCTTTATCTCATGAGTATGGGCAAAGTATTTGCCTCCGTTCTAAAGTGGGTCTACACAAAGATGTATCGATGGAATGTTCGTCGTAAATGGAGACatcttgaaaaatttgaaacgATTCAAGATGAAGAACAGTATTTTGATGAGTTGGAACAACAG gtgaTTGTTCCCTCAACCACTTGTCTTTGGGTCATGATGCTTTACCTCCTCATCGGCACCGTTACATTTGCTGAATGGGAGGGATGGAATTACTTGGACTctgtgtatttttgtgttacttCACTTGCTAAAATCGGTTTTGGAGACTTTATTCCGGGTACATCCAATACACTCTTTGCTACGGAGTCCAACTCAATATCTCATGACGAAATTCTTCGAAATGAGCAAATCAAACTGGTCATTAATTTCGTATACTTATTGGTGGGGATGGGTATCGTGGCCATGTGCTACTATTTGCTCAAAGAAGAAGTATCTGTcaagacaaaaataatcaaaacacgAATACAGAAAAGAGTGACAAAAGTCAAATCTAGAATCATCTCCTGTCTTCAGTGA